Below is a genomic region from Candidatus Delongbacteria bacterium.
TACGGATACTTTTGTAGAAATCGAGGAAAATTGAAAAGTGGTGTTTTATATTTAGTTTCAACTCCAATTGGAAATGATGGCGATATCAGCTTAAGAGCTATTGAAACTTTAAAAAATGTGGATTTAATAGTTTGTGAAGAACAAAAAAGTGTGAATTATCTCTTTTTTAAGCATAATTTTAAAAAAGAGTACATTTTGCTAAATGAACATAACGAAGAAAAAGATGCATCTTATGCTGCTGATTTTATTTCTAAAGGTGAAAATGCAGCTCTTGTCTCAGATTGTGGCACTCCTGTATTTGCTGATCCTGGAAGGCATCTAGTAAATGAGTGTAAAAGGAGGGGAATTAGAGTAATTCCTGTACCAGGAGCATCATCCTTTCTTTCTGCCCTTGTGGTGTCCGGATTTGATATTAACAGCTTTTTATATGCTGGATTTCTACCTAAAACAGAAGAAGAAAGAGAAATCAGACTACAAAGTTTAAGTAGAATTAATGATGTTTTGGTTATTATGGAAACTCCCTATAGAATTATTAAGTTCTTAGAGAGTGTTGCAAAATATTTTAAAGGTAATAATTGTTGTTTTGCGTACAAACTAACTTTCCCTGAAGAGATGATTATTTATGGGAATCCAAATGAAATCCTTGAAAAAGTTAAAAAAGATGAACTAAAAGGCGAATTTGTTCTTATTATTGATAATAAGAAAATTTCAAGGCAATCTGACAGGAGAAAAAGTAATGACATTTACCAAAAAAAATGGAAAAATGCAGTTCATAAAAAATGATATTTGCAAATTCCTTGATGACCAAAATAGATGTAATTCAGAAGATGATAATATTTATCAACCTGATGAGGCTTATATTCTAAAATATTGTAGCAGGAATTTCAAAGATTGTGATCGCTATAAAAAAGAGGTTGTTAAAAAATGAATAAACAGGAATTTTACAATCTTTTAGCTTGCCCTGTTTGCAAGTCTG
It encodes:
- the rsmI gene encoding 16S rRNA (cytidine(1402)-2'-O)-methyltransferase codes for the protein MKSGVLYLVSTPIGNDGDISLRAIETLKNVDLIVCEEQKSVNYLFFKHNFKKEYILLNEHNEEKDASYAADFISKGENAALVSDCGTPVFADPGRHLVNECKRRGIRVIPVPGASSFLSALVVSGFDINSFLYAGFLPKTEEEREIRLQSLSRINDVLVIMETPYRIIKFLESVAKYFKGNNCCFAYKLTFPEEMIIYGNPNEILEKVKKDELKGEFVLIIDNKKISRQSDRRKSNDIYQKKWKNAVHKK